One genomic window of Syngnathoides biaculeatus isolate LvHL_M chromosome 13, ASM1980259v1, whole genome shotgun sequence includes the following:
- the lrrc8da gene encoding volume-regulated anion channel subunit LRRC8D isoform X1 codes for MFDLMFTVTEFASLNDVHPTYRILKPWWDVFMDYLSLVMLMLALFAMTMQITKDQVACLPFMEESEENSGNYSYPAHTAQEVATATARGGENCINQHQAPGIKTNLDFQQYVFINQMCYHLVLPWYSKFFPYLILINTVILMVSSNFWFKFPKTSSKIEHFVSILCRCFESPWTTKAVSETACEDSEENKQRLSGTSFALKKASLERKEEGSSSTLTSPMLDGVVSADMPIAEAPTASMPILDKKDGEQAKALFEKVRKFRAHVEDNDFIYRFYAAQTIFKTATFISMLSYTSSFLVKINFIHICETDVKALVGYGKFFCTHNMAFLLDKVLICYIALMIMYGMVCLYSLFWVFRGPLKEYSFEKVREESSFSDIPDVKNDFAFLLHMVDQYDQLYSKRFGVFLSEVSENKLREISLNHEWNFKKARKCVTRNAQDQQELHLKNLFGLPNVVFDLTDLEVLKLEKIPEVRFTANVSQMTSLRELHLYECPAKVEQTGFAFLRDHLHSLHISFTDVTEIPTWVFLLRNLRELFIIGNLSSENNRMVGLESMRDLRHLKTLHLKSNLPKLPTNITDVSHHLVRLVVHNDGTKLFGLNTLKKMTNLIVLELHSCELEKIPHAIFSLLNLQELDLKSNNIRTIEEIVSLQHLKRLTCLKLWHNQITAIPSSIVQGKSLEALHLSHNKLVSLPPALFRLPKLQYLDVAHNLIQVLPPDVGLLLDLLHLDVTSNKLETLPKNLFKCTKLRVLCLGHNDLRELSQAVGDLVQLNHLELKGNNLERLPAQLGNCRRLLKNDFLVEDHLYMTLPVEVRESISRDSTMASTSVL; via the exons ATGTTTGACC TAATGTTCACAGTCACCGAGTTTGCCTCCTTGAATGACGTCCATCCAACGTACCGCATCTTAAAGCCATGGTGGGATGTCTTCATGGACTACCTGAGCCTGGTCATGCTGATGTTGGCCCTGTTCGCCATGACCATGCAGATCACAAAGGACCAGGTAGCTTGCCTTCCTTTCATGGAGGAATCGGAGGAGAACTCTGGAAATTACTCCTACCCCGCACATACTGCGCAGGAGGTAGCAACTGCAACGGCGAGGGGTGGAGAGAATTGCATTAATCAGCATCAAGCACCGGGAATCAAGACCAATTTGGACTTTCAGCAGTATGTGTTTATCAACCAAATGTGTTATCACCTTGTCTTGCCCTGGTATTCCAAATTCTTCCCCTACCTCATCCTGATCAACACTGTTATCCTGATGGTAAGCAGCAATTTCTGGTTCAAGTTTCCCAAGACCAGCTCTAAAATAGAACACTTTGTTTCGATTCTATGCCGCTGTTTTGAGTCTCCTTGGACTACTAAAGCGGTGTCTGAAACGGCCTGCGAAGACTCTGAGGAGAACAAGCAGAGGTTGAGCGGCACCTCTTTTGCACTTAAGAAGGCGTCTTTAGAGAGAAAGGAGGAAGGTTCCAGTTCCACCTTGACCTCCCCTATGCTCGACGGTGTGGTCTCTGCAGATATGCCCATTGCCGAAGCCCCGACGGCCAGTATGCCCATATTGGATAAAAAGGACGGGGAGCAGGCCAAAGCCCTGTTTGAGAAAGTGCGGAAGTTCCGAGCTCACGTGGAGGACAATGATTTCATCTACAGGTTTTACGCCGCTCAGACCATTTTCAAAACGGccacatttatttcaatgctCTCCTACACCTCAAGCTTTTtggttaaaattaattttatacaCATCTGTGAGACCGATGTCAAAGCGTTGGTAGGGTATGGGAAGTTCTTTTGTACGCATAACATGGCTTTCTTATTGGACAAGGTGCTTATTTGCTACATAGCTCTGATGATAATGTATGGGATGGTGTGTCTTTACTCCCTCTTTTGGGTGTTTCGAGGACCTTTGAAGGAGTACTCTTTTGAGAAAGTCAGAGAAGAGAGCAGCTTTAGTGACATTCCAGATgttaaaaatgactttgcaTTCCTCTTACACATGGTTGACCAATACGACCAACTATATTCCAAGCGCTTTGGGGTATTCCTGTCTGAGGTGAGCGAGAACAAGCTGCGGGAGATTAGCCTCAATCACGAGTGGAACTTCAAAAAAGCGAGGAAGTGTGTGACGCGTAATGCACAAGACCAGCAGGAGCTGCACCTTAAGAATCTCTTTGGTCTCCCAAACGTGGTCTTCGACCTCACCGACCTGGAGGTCCTCAAGCTCGAGAAAATTCCCGAGGTCAGATTTACTGCTAATGTCTCTCAGATGACCAGTCTGAGGGAGCTGCACCTCTACGAGTGTCCTGCCAAAGTGGAGCAAACGGGTTTTGCCTTTCTCCGCGACCATCTCCACAGCCTTCACATCAGTTTCACTGACGTTACTGAGATCCCGACGTGGGTTTTCTTGCTGAGGAATTTGCGAGAGCTTTTTATCATCGGGAATCTGAGCTCCGAAAATAACAGGATGGTCGGTTTGGAATCCATGAGAGACTTGCGGCATTTAAAGACATTACACCTGAAGAGCAACCTCCCAAAATTGCCCACCAACATCACAGACGTGTCCCACCACTTGGTGAGATTAGTGGTGCACAACGACGGCACAAAGCTATTTGGGCTGAATACtctgaaaaaaatgaccaacCTCATTGTCCTGGAATTGCACAGTTGTGAGCTGGAAAAGATTCCTCATGCTATTTTTAGCTTGCTCAACCTGCAGGAGCTTGATCTGAAGTCCAACAACATCCGGACCATAGAGGAGATTGTCAGCCTCCAGCACCTTAAGAGGCTGACGTGTCTCAAATTGTGGCACAACCAAATCACAGCAATCCCCTCCTCCATTGTCCAAGGCAAGTCATTGGAGGCTCTGCACCTCTCACACAATAAACTGGTCTCCCTGCCCCCGGCATTATTCAGACTACCTAAACTTCAATACTTGGATGTGGCCCACAACTTAATCCAGGTGCTCCCACCGGATGTGGGTCTCCTGTTAGACCTGCTGCACCTAGACGTTACTTCCAATAAGCTGGAAACATTGCCCAAGAATCTGTTCAAGTGCACCAAGCTGAGGGTTCTGTGCTTGGGTCACAACGATCTTAGGGAGCTGTCGCAGGCTGTGGGCGATCTGGTTCAGCTCAATCATCTGGAGTTGAAGGGCAACAATTTGGAAAGGCTGCCTGCACAGCTTGGCAACTGCCGCCGGTTGCTCAAGAATGACTTCCTAGTGGAGGATCACCTCTACATGACGCTGCCTGTGGAAGTCAGGGAAAGTATTAGCCGAGACAGCACCATGGCCAGTACGAGTGTCTTATAG
- the lrrc8da gene encoding volume-regulated anion channel subunit LRRC8D isoform X2: MFTVTEFASLNDVHPTYRILKPWWDVFMDYLSLVMLMLALFAMTMQITKDQVACLPFMEESEENSGNYSYPAHTAQEVATATARGGENCINQHQAPGIKTNLDFQQYVFINQMCYHLVLPWYSKFFPYLILINTVILMVSSNFWFKFPKTSSKIEHFVSILCRCFESPWTTKAVSETACEDSEENKQRLSGTSFALKKASLERKEEGSSSTLTSPMLDGVVSADMPIAEAPTASMPILDKKDGEQAKALFEKVRKFRAHVEDNDFIYRFYAAQTIFKTATFISMLSYTSSFLVKINFIHICETDVKALVGYGKFFCTHNMAFLLDKVLICYIALMIMYGMVCLYSLFWVFRGPLKEYSFEKVREESSFSDIPDVKNDFAFLLHMVDQYDQLYSKRFGVFLSEVSENKLREISLNHEWNFKKARKCVTRNAQDQQELHLKNLFGLPNVVFDLTDLEVLKLEKIPEVRFTANVSQMTSLRELHLYECPAKVEQTGFAFLRDHLHSLHISFTDVTEIPTWVFLLRNLRELFIIGNLSSENNRMVGLESMRDLRHLKTLHLKSNLPKLPTNITDVSHHLVRLVVHNDGTKLFGLNTLKKMTNLIVLELHSCELEKIPHAIFSLLNLQELDLKSNNIRTIEEIVSLQHLKRLTCLKLWHNQITAIPSSIVQGKSLEALHLSHNKLVSLPPALFRLPKLQYLDVAHNLIQVLPPDVGLLLDLLHLDVTSNKLETLPKNLFKCTKLRVLCLGHNDLRELSQAVGDLVQLNHLELKGNNLERLPAQLGNCRRLLKNDFLVEDHLYMTLPVEVRESISRDSTMASTSVL, from the coding sequence ATGTTCACAGTCACCGAGTTTGCCTCCTTGAATGACGTCCATCCAACGTACCGCATCTTAAAGCCATGGTGGGATGTCTTCATGGACTACCTGAGCCTGGTCATGCTGATGTTGGCCCTGTTCGCCATGACCATGCAGATCACAAAGGACCAGGTAGCTTGCCTTCCTTTCATGGAGGAATCGGAGGAGAACTCTGGAAATTACTCCTACCCCGCACATACTGCGCAGGAGGTAGCAACTGCAACGGCGAGGGGTGGAGAGAATTGCATTAATCAGCATCAAGCACCGGGAATCAAGACCAATTTGGACTTTCAGCAGTATGTGTTTATCAACCAAATGTGTTATCACCTTGTCTTGCCCTGGTATTCCAAATTCTTCCCCTACCTCATCCTGATCAACACTGTTATCCTGATGGTAAGCAGCAATTTCTGGTTCAAGTTTCCCAAGACCAGCTCTAAAATAGAACACTTTGTTTCGATTCTATGCCGCTGTTTTGAGTCTCCTTGGACTACTAAAGCGGTGTCTGAAACGGCCTGCGAAGACTCTGAGGAGAACAAGCAGAGGTTGAGCGGCACCTCTTTTGCACTTAAGAAGGCGTCTTTAGAGAGAAAGGAGGAAGGTTCCAGTTCCACCTTGACCTCCCCTATGCTCGACGGTGTGGTCTCTGCAGATATGCCCATTGCCGAAGCCCCGACGGCCAGTATGCCCATATTGGATAAAAAGGACGGGGAGCAGGCCAAAGCCCTGTTTGAGAAAGTGCGGAAGTTCCGAGCTCACGTGGAGGACAATGATTTCATCTACAGGTTTTACGCCGCTCAGACCATTTTCAAAACGGccacatttatttcaatgctCTCCTACACCTCAAGCTTTTtggttaaaattaattttatacaCATCTGTGAGACCGATGTCAAAGCGTTGGTAGGGTATGGGAAGTTCTTTTGTACGCATAACATGGCTTTCTTATTGGACAAGGTGCTTATTTGCTACATAGCTCTGATGATAATGTATGGGATGGTGTGTCTTTACTCCCTCTTTTGGGTGTTTCGAGGACCTTTGAAGGAGTACTCTTTTGAGAAAGTCAGAGAAGAGAGCAGCTTTAGTGACATTCCAGATgttaaaaatgactttgcaTTCCTCTTACACATGGTTGACCAATACGACCAACTATATTCCAAGCGCTTTGGGGTATTCCTGTCTGAGGTGAGCGAGAACAAGCTGCGGGAGATTAGCCTCAATCACGAGTGGAACTTCAAAAAAGCGAGGAAGTGTGTGACGCGTAATGCACAAGACCAGCAGGAGCTGCACCTTAAGAATCTCTTTGGTCTCCCAAACGTGGTCTTCGACCTCACCGACCTGGAGGTCCTCAAGCTCGAGAAAATTCCCGAGGTCAGATTTACTGCTAATGTCTCTCAGATGACCAGTCTGAGGGAGCTGCACCTCTACGAGTGTCCTGCCAAAGTGGAGCAAACGGGTTTTGCCTTTCTCCGCGACCATCTCCACAGCCTTCACATCAGTTTCACTGACGTTACTGAGATCCCGACGTGGGTTTTCTTGCTGAGGAATTTGCGAGAGCTTTTTATCATCGGGAATCTGAGCTCCGAAAATAACAGGATGGTCGGTTTGGAATCCATGAGAGACTTGCGGCATTTAAAGACATTACACCTGAAGAGCAACCTCCCAAAATTGCCCACCAACATCACAGACGTGTCCCACCACTTGGTGAGATTAGTGGTGCACAACGACGGCACAAAGCTATTTGGGCTGAATACtctgaaaaaaatgaccaacCTCATTGTCCTGGAATTGCACAGTTGTGAGCTGGAAAAGATTCCTCATGCTATTTTTAGCTTGCTCAACCTGCAGGAGCTTGATCTGAAGTCCAACAACATCCGGACCATAGAGGAGATTGTCAGCCTCCAGCACCTTAAGAGGCTGACGTGTCTCAAATTGTGGCACAACCAAATCACAGCAATCCCCTCCTCCATTGTCCAAGGCAAGTCATTGGAGGCTCTGCACCTCTCACACAATAAACTGGTCTCCCTGCCCCCGGCATTATTCAGACTACCTAAACTTCAATACTTGGATGTGGCCCACAACTTAATCCAGGTGCTCCCACCGGATGTGGGTCTCCTGTTAGACCTGCTGCACCTAGACGTTACTTCCAATAAGCTGGAAACATTGCCCAAGAATCTGTTCAAGTGCACCAAGCTGAGGGTTCTGTGCTTGGGTCACAACGATCTTAGGGAGCTGTCGCAGGCTGTGGGCGATCTGGTTCAGCTCAATCATCTGGAGTTGAAGGGCAACAATTTGGAAAGGCTGCCTGCACAGCTTGGCAACTGCCGCCGGTTGCTCAAGAATGACTTCCTAGTGGAGGATCACCTCTACATGACGCTGCCTGTGGAAGTCAGGGAAAGTATTAGCCGAGACAGCACCATGGCCAGTACGAGTGTCTTATAG